aggACATTGGTGTGTTCTGGAGTGAAAGGCAGGAGCCCCTCAGTcgtaggaaagagaaaaggagaagaagaaaggcaaaagaaggcTGTTTGTTGGGGGTGATGGTGCAAAGCTTAGAGCTTCGTTGTGATGTTGGGCCATCCAGGGGGAGCCCAGCAGTGTCCTTGCAGCCCGACAACAGCCAGGAGCTCGTGGGgagtgggggagaaggggacaagatgttgttgagcagtgcttccccagagccaaggcctttgctggtTCTGGCACGGCCccgccagcgggatggctgggggtgcccaaggagttgggaggggacacagccaggacagctgaccccatggaccaaagggatattccattccatatgatgtcatgctcagtttataaggggctgggggaaggggaagaggaagagagggggGGCGGCAGTGTTTGGAGCggtggcgtttgtcttcccaagtcaccgtgACATgcgatggagccctgctttcctggagatggctgaacagctgcctgcgatgggaagtggggaatgaattccctggtttgctttgcttgtgctcgtggcttttgctttccctattaaactgtctttacgtcatcccacgagttttctccttttcactcttccaattctctcccccatcctgatgaGGGAGGGGCTGCgaggtgctcagctgccggctggggtaaaaccacgatACGCAGCCTCCCCATTTTGGGGAACACCTCCTACCTGTGTCATAGCTCCAGGGGTGACACTGCTGTGCCGACAATAAAGATGTTGCGTGGCAACGGGGTGGTTTTGTACAGGGGAACCCATGGTGTCCCACtcaggacacacacacacaacctgtGGCATGAGTGGGGCCGGGTACGAGCGATGACGCGTGCATTGGGCACAAGAGATGCCGGGCACAAGTGATGTTGGGGACGAAGGACATGGGGCACAATCGATGCCGGGCACAAGGGACATCATGCAGTGGGCATGAGTGATATCTGGGCACGAGTGACGTTGTGCACTGGGCACGTGAGATGCCGGGCAGGAGCACTGCCAGGCACAAGAGCTGCCAGGTGTTAGCGATGCCCGGCACAGGCGACACGGGGCACAAGCGATGCTGGGCACAAGCAATGTCAGGCATGAGGGACACCAGGCACAGGCAGGACCAGGCACAAGCGATGCCCGGTGACAGAGATGTCGCCATAAGGGACGCTGGGCACAAGTGGTGTcgggctgtggtgggttgaccctggctggaggccaggagcccccccagagctgctccaccaCTCCCCCTCCTGTACTAGACAGGGCAGAAAAGTGTAATGAAAGGctggtgggtcgagataaggacagggagagatcactcactaattatcatcatgggcaaaacagactcaacttagaggaaaaaaaattcatctaatttattaccaagcaaaagagagtagagcaatgaggaataaacccaaatcttaaaacacctccccccacccctcccttcttcccgggctcaacttcactccccaatTCTACCTACTCCCCCCCACTGACCCGTCTTTGTTCAAGAAGCCCCAACGCTTCCAGACAACGGGCCAGGTCTCCTACGGCACAaagggcaaagccaaagcaaagatccagctgctcagagccaggaagagATCTCTTCCCAACTCCACACCTAACAGCGTCAGGTCCCAGCCTTGGcttggctggcagccccagctctgagcCCTAGGAACTGCTCAGCACCTTGTCCCCAGGGCCTTCACAACATCACCAGGACACCCTTCACAGGCACCGCAcacacccagcaaagccaccacaTCCATGCCGCtctgccccaaaaccacctccagcaccacctgcgtgctccctcctgggcaggcactgcaggcaacagccccctcacaccccacctctttcaagggctcctgtccttcggcacctcatccacacacctgaggatgggacagagctctgggagggacacacaaacccagggacacccgcaccagcccctgcaaacaccaCACCGGACACAAACCTGCCACCTCCACATCCACCGtagcttctccataagaggCACCATCTGTCACCGTGCAGACGTACTGACCATCGTCACAGGGTCTCAACCCAGAGATTCGCAAGTCCAGGCGTCCACTGGAGAGACCATCCCTGACCAACTCTGTCCTCCCAACATATTCCCTCAGCTGTTCACTGTAGAGATCCTCTCTGTTTCGGTAGTGGTGCACCGTTTCAGAGGCCTGGTGGCGGATCCATCTGATGTCCAAGCTCTGAGTGTCCATGCTGGGggacaagtgacatggcagcacgATGTCCTGCACCACGGTGACCTGGAGAGAATGGTCTGGTCCCACCACGCTGAAGTCagcttggtgatggagaaggagagagagacacagagatTGCGCCTACGTTACTTTAGGGGCGTTGCATGGCAAGGGGTGAGCTTGGTGTGACCTTGGTGCACGCTCCATCCCACGGGCATTGCTTTGCCCTCCCCATGGTCCAAAGACACTGGAGAAAGTGgcgagggagtgggaggactggaaggggaaggaggtttcctgggagcgggaacctgctccagaaaacgacctccaccccagccagccctgctgcaagccagaagCGTTTGAGGGGAGCGGTGCAGGATGGGACCGaaggtgcccccagggcaagggacgtattgcagaaagagcccaagGGAAAGCCAAACCCATGCGGGACCCAGCTCTGGGCTcggctctccccaccccacagcagctcccctgccccacagctgtcACCCGGAGTGGGTAAAaccccccaccagccctgcaggatccctaCCTGATCCCAGCCGCAGGACGTGGAGAGTCACCAAGTAAATCAGTAGGCCCCCGGCGCTCGCGGGGAGCCACATCTGCATccggagctggagaagagggtggggaagggaggcagagggagggcgaTGGGGGAttacagctgctggagaggggatggggaagaagggctgaATGTGCCCCCAGAGAGGCTCCggaaatcccaccaaaccacctgcaccagcaccttGACGGCAGAACAAACTCTTGCTCCAGGGCAGGACTGGACCAGACACGGCTCCCCCtgtgcagccccctgctctgccccactccccctcaccagcatttattgcaaatccctgacaagactctaaaggaaaggaaatattctaaatccccTGCGGAAAGGAAAGTCGCTCACCGGACGGGTACGAGGTGTATGAAGTACCAGGCTGTACAATAAATTCaacctttttcttgtttccgGTGCAGAATAAGTGTCTGTGGGAGTGACGTCAGGCTCCATCCCCCACACAATCAGCTGAGGTTTTGCATCTACAGTACCAAGTCTGAGTCATAAAATAAACTTCCAAGcacaaaacagaaagggaaaccaACAGCGTCCCCACTCCCAcctggatgggagctgctgaaggtggcttttcccggagctgcacctctcccggcagcctgtgctggggaacAGCACCAGGCCAGGTTTGGCACCCAGAAAtacctgtttcctttcccaaaaaggGCTGATTGTCTTGTGCATGAGCACTGTCGCTGAAGCAATGAGGAAACCCCCAACCAGACCCCAGGGAATTGTCCACCTGAGCCAGTTGCACTGGGTCCATCTCTTGGGgttctttggtgtttcaggACATTGGTGTGTTCTGGAGTGAAAGGCAGGAGCCCCTCAGTcgtaggaaagagaaaaggagaagaagaaaggcacaaGAAGGCTGTTTGTTGGGGGTGATGGTGCAAAGCTTAGAGCTTCGTTGTGATGTTGGGCCATCCAGGAGGAGCCCAGCAGTGTCCTTGCAGCCCGACAACAGCCAGGAGCTCGTGGGgagtgggggagaaggggacaagatgttgttgagcagtgcttccccagagccaaggcctttgctggtTCTGGCACGGCCccgccagcgggatggctgggggtgcccaaggagttgggaggggacacagccaggacagctgaccccatggaccaaagggatattccattccatatgatgtcatgctcagtttataaggggctgggggaaggggaagaggaagagagggggGGCGGCAGTGTTTGGAGCggtggcgtttgtcttcccaagtcaccgtgACATgcgatggagccctgctttcctggagatggctgaacagctgcctgcgatgggaagtggggaatgaattccctggtttgctttgcttgtgctcgtggcttttgctttccctattaaactgtctttacgtcatcccacgagttttctccttttcactcttccaattctctcccccatcctgatgaGGGAGGGGCTGCgaggtgctcagctgccggctggggtaaaaccacgatACGCAGCCTCCCCATTTTGGGGAACACCTCCTACCTGTGTCATAGCTCCAGGGGTGACACTGCTGTGCCGACAATAAAGATGTTGCGTGGCAACGGGGTGGTTTTGTACAGGGGAACCCATGGTGTCCCACtcaggacacacacacacaacctgtGGCATGAGTGGGGCCGGGTACGAGCGATGACGCGTGCATTGGGCACAAGAGATGCCGGGCACAAGTGATGTTGGGGACGAAGGACATGGGGCACAATCGATGCCGGGCACAAGGGACATCATGCAGTGGGCATGAGTGATATCTGGGCACGAGTGACGTTGTGCACTGGGCACGTGAGATGCCGGGCAGGAGCACTGCCAGGCACAAGAGCTGCCAGGTGTTAGCGATGCCCGGCACAGGCGACACGGGGCACAAGCGATGCTGGGCACAAGCAATGTCAGGCATGAGGGACACCAGGCACAGGCAGGACCAGGCACAAGCGATGCCCGGTGACAGAGATGTCGCCATAAGGGACGCTGGGCACAAGTGGTGTcgggctgtggtgggttgaccctggctggaggccaggagcccccccagagctgctccaccaCTCCCCCTCCTGTACTAGACAGGGCAGAAAAGTGTAATGAAAGGctggtgggtcgagataaggacagggagagatcactcactaattatcatcatgggcaaaacagactcaacttagaggaaaaaaaattcatctaatttattaccaagcaaaagagagtagagcaatgaggaataaacccaaatcttaaaacacctccccccacccctcccttcttcccgggctcaacttcactccccaatTCTACCTACTCCCCCCCACTGACCCGTCTTTGTTCAAGAAGCCCCAACGCTTCCAGACAACGGGCCAGGTCTCCTACGGCACAaagggcaaagccaaagcaaagatccagctgctcagagccaggaagagATCTCTTCCCAACTCCACACCTAACAGCGTCAGGTCCCAGCCTTGGcttggctggcagccccagctctgagcCCTAGGAACTGCTCAGCACCTTGTCCCCAGGGCCTTCACAACATCACCAGGACACCCTTCACAGGCACCGCAcacacccagcaaagccaccacaTCCATGCCGCtctgccccaaaaccacctccagcaccacctgcgtgctccctcctgggcaggcactgcaggcaacagccccctcacaccccacctctttcaagggctcctgtccttcggcacctcatccacacacctgaggatgggacagagctctgggagggacacacaaacccagggacacccgcaccagcccctgcaaacaccaCACCGGACACAAACCTGCCACCTCCACATCCACCGtagcttctccataagaggCACCATCTGTCACCGTGCAGACGTACTGACCATCGTCACAGGGTCTCAACCCAGAGATTCGCAAGTCCAGGCGTCCACTGGAGAGACCATCCCTGACCAACTCTGTCCTCCCAACATATTCCCTCAGCTGTTCACTGTAGAGATCCTCTCTGTTTCGGTAGTGGTGCACCGTTTCAGAGGCCTGGTGGCGGATCCATCTGATGTCCAAGCTCTGAGTGTCCATGCTGGGggacaagtgacatggcagcacgATGTCCTGCCCCACGGTGACCTGGAGAGAATGGTCTGGTCCCACCACGCTGAAGTCagcttggtgatggagaaggagagagagacacagagatTGCGCCTACGTTACTTTAGGGGCGTTGCATGGCAAGGGGTGAGCTTGGTGTGACCTTGGTGCACGCTCCATCCCACGGGCGTTGCTTTGCCCTCCCCATGGTCCAAAGACACTGGAGAAAGTGgcgagggagtgggaggactcgaaggggaaggaggtttcctgggagcgggaacctgctccagaaaacgacctccaccccagccagccctgctgcaagccagaagCGTTTGAGGGGAGCGGTGCAGGATGGGACCGaaggtgcccccagggcaagggacgtattgcagaaagagcccaagGGAAAGCCAAACCCATGCGGGACCCAGCTCTGGGCTcggctctccccaccccacagcagctcccctgccccacagctgtcACCCGGAGTGGGTAAAaccccccaccagccctgcaggatccctaCCTGATCCCAGCCGCAGGACGTGGAGAGTCACCAAGTAAATCAGTAGGCCCCCGGCGCTCGCGGGGAGCCACATCTGCATccggagctggagaagagggtggggaagggaggcagagggagggcgaTGGGGGAttacagctgctggagaggggatggggaagaagggctgaATGTGCCCCCAGAGAGGCTCCggaaatcccaccaaaccacctgcaccagcaccttGACGGCAGAACAAACTCTTGCTCCAGGGCAGGACTGGACCAGACACGGCTCCCCCtgtgcagccccctgctctgccccactccccctcaccagcatttattgcaaatccctgacaagactctaaaggaaaggaaatattctaaatccccTGCGGAAAGGAAAGTCGCTCACCGGACGGGTACGAGGTGTATGAAGTACCAGGCTGTACAATAAATTCaacctttttcttgtttccgGTGCAGAATAAGTGTCTGTGGGAGTGACGTCAGGCTCCATCCCCCACACAATCAGCTGAGGTTTTGCATCTACAGTACCAAGTCTGAGTCATAAAATAAACTTCCAAGcacaaaacagaaagggaaaccaACAGCGTCCCCACTCCCAcctggatgggagctgctgaaggtggcttttcccggagctgcacctctcccggcagcctgtgctggggaacAGCACTAGGCCAGGTTTGGCACCCAGAAAtacctgtttcctttcccaaaaaggGCTGATTGTCTTGTGCATGAGCACTGTCACTGAAGCAATGAGGAAACCCCCAACCAGACCCCAGGGAATTGTCCACCTGAGCCAGTTGCACTGGGTCCATCTCTTGGGgttctttggtgtttcaggACATTGGTGTGTTCTGGAGTGAAAGGCAGGAGCCCCTCAGTcgtaggaaagagaaaaggagaagaagaaaggcacaaGAAGGCTGTTTGTTGGGGGTGATGGTGCAAAGCTTAGAGCTTCGTTGTGATGTTGGGCCATCCAGGGGGAGCCCAGCAGTGTCCTTGCAGCCCGACAACAGCCAGGAGCTCGTGGGgagtgggggagaaggggacaagatgttgttgagcagtgcttccccagagccaaggcctttgctggtTCTGGCACGGCCccgccagcgggatggctgggggtgcccaaggagttgggaggggacacagccaggacagctgaccccatggaccaaagggatattccattccatatgatgtcatgctcagtttataaggggctgggggaaggggaagaggaagagagggggGGCGGCAGTGTTTGGAGCggtggcgtttgtcttcccaagtcaccgtgACATgcgatggagccctgctttcctggagatggctgaacagctgcctgcgatgggaagtggggaatgaattccctggtttgctttgcttgtgctcgtggcttttgctttccctattaaactgtctttacgtcatcccacgagttttctccttttcactcttccaattctctcccccatcctgatgaGGGAGGGGCTGCgaggtgctcagctgccggctggggtaaaaccacgatACGCAGCCTCCCCATTTTGGGGAACACCTCCTACCTGTGTCATAGCTCCAGGGGTGACACTGCTGTGCCGACAATAAAGATGTTGCGTGGCAACGGGGTGGTTTTGTACAGGGGAACCCATGGTGTCCCACtcaggacacacacacacaacctgtGGCATGAGTGGGGCCGGGTACGAGCGATGACGCGTGCATTGGGCACAAGAGATGCCGGGCACAAGTGATGTTGGGGACGAAGGACATGGGGCACAATCGATGCCGGGCACAAGGGACATCATGCAGTGGGCATGAGTGATATCTGGGCACGAGTGACGTTGTGCACTGGGCACGTGAGATGCCGGGCAGGAGCACTGCCAGGCACAAGAGCTGCCAGGTGTTAGCGATGCCCGGCACAGGCGACACGGGGCACAAGCGATGCTGGGCACAAGCAATGTCAGGCATGAGGGACACCAGGCACAGGCAGGACCAGGCACAAGCGATGCCCGGTGACAGAGATGTCGCCATAAGGGACGCTGGGCACAAGTGGTGTcgggctgtggtgggttgaccctggctggaggccaggagcccccccagagctgctccaccaCTCCCCCTCCTGTACTAGACAGGGCAGAAAAGTGTAATGAAAGGctggtgggtcgagataaggacagggagagatcactcactaattatcatcatgggcaaaacagactcaacttagaggaaaaaaaattcatctaatttattaccaagcaaaagagagtagagcaatgaggaataaacccaaatcttaaaacacctccccccacccctcccttcttcccgggctcaacttcactccccaatTCTACCTACTCCCCCCCACTGACCCGTCTTTGTTCAAGAAGCCCCAACGCTTCCAGACAACGGGCCAGGTCTCCTACGGCACAaagggcaaagccaaagcaaagatccagctgctcagagccaggaagagATCTCTTCCCAACTCCACACCTAACAGCGTCAGGTCCCAGCCTTGGcttggctggcagccccagctctcagcccaaggagctgctcagcaccttgtcCCCAGGGCCTTCACAACATCACCAGGACACCCTTCACAGGCACCGCAcacacccagcaaagccaccacaTCCATGCCGCtctgccccaaaaccacctccagcaccacctgcgtgctccctcctgggcaggcactgcaggcaacagccccctcacaccccacctctttcaagggctcctgtccttcggcacctcatccacacacctgaggatgggacagagctctgggagggacacacaaacccagggacacccgcaccagcccctgcaaacaccgCACCCACCACAAACCTGCCACCTCCACATCCACCGtagcttctccataagaggCACCATCTGTCACAGTGCAGATGTACTGACCATCGTCACAGGGTCTCAACCCAGAGATTCGCAAGTCCAGGCGTCCACTGGAGAGACCGTCTCTGACCAACTCTGTCCTCCCAACATATTCCCTCAGCTGTTCACTGTACAGGTCTTCTCCGTTTCGGTAGTGGTGCACCGTTTCAGAGGCCTGGTGCCGGATCCACCTGATGTCCAAGCTTCGAGCCTCCATGCTGGGggacaagtgacatggcagcacgATGTCCTGCACCACGGTGACCTGGAGAGGGTGGTCTGGTCCCACCACGCTGAAGTCagcttggtgatggagaagggcacagagacacagagattgCGCCTATGTTAATTTAGGGGCATTGCATGGCAAGGGGTGAGCTTGGCGTGACCTTGGTGCACGCTCCATCCCACGGGCGTTACTTTGCCCTCCCCATGGTCCAAAGACAGTGGAGAAAGtggagagggagtgggaggactggaaggggaaggaggtttcctgggagcgggaacctgctccagaaaacgacctccaccccagccagccctgctgcaagccagaaacgtTTGAGGGGAGCGGTGCAGGACGGGACCGaaggtgcccccagggcaagggacgtattgcagaaagagcccaagggaaagcaaaacccaCGTGAGGACATGCTCTGGGCtcgcctccccccaccccacggtagctcccctgccccacagctgccccccagAGTGGGCAAaaccccccgccagccctgcaggatccctGCCTGATCCCAGCCGCAGGACGTGGAGAGTCACCAAATAACTCAGGAGGCCCCCAGGGCTCGCGGGGAGCCACATCTGCGtctggagctggagaagagggaggggaagggaggcagagggagggggatggggggttCCAGCCACcagagaggggatggggaagaagggctgcacCTGCCCCTAAAGAGTCTCTggaaatcccaccaaaccacctgcaccagcaccctgaCGGCAGAACAAACTGTTGCTCCAGGGTAGGACAGGACCGTACACAGCTCCCCCGGTGCAGCCCCCTCTTCTGCCAcactccccctcaccagcattTATTCCAAATCTCTTACAGGactctaaaggaaaggaaatattctaaatccgCTGTGGAAAGCAAAGTCGCTCACCCGACGGGCATGATCTGTGGGAGGCACCAGGCTCCTCAGTTTGTAGTTCAGAATTACGGCTCATGGTGTGAATTCTGGATCCATCCCCCGTACAATGAGCTGAGGTTGTACATGTATGCCAGTAAGGCTGAGTCAAAAAATAAACCTCAAAGGAGGAACCAAGCAGAAAACCGCAAAGGGAAATCCCAGCCTCCCCATTTCGGGGAACACCTCCTCCCTGTGTCATagccctggggcaggcaggTAATAAAGGTGTGGGCACCCGCACGGGTGGCTGCCACTGTCACCTGCACCCGGCTCCAGCTCTCCGGCCCGTAGGCGATGTTGGCATGGAGTGAGCGGGAGAAGAGCGCCAGCTCCTGGGGGACGGCGGCCACCTGCGGCACAGGGGACggctggggacacggtggggatgtgggggggacaTGGTGTGGCAGTGGGGGTAGATGGTGGGGACATGGCTGGGGACGCTGCAGGGACCTggtggggatggctggggacaTAGAACCATTGCATCACaggctggtttgggttggaagggacctcaaagcccatccagttctaaccccctgccacaggcagggacaccctccactagcccaggttgcccaaagccccatccagcctggcctcgaacgcttccagggatccagggacagccacagcttctctgggc
This window of the Grus americana isolate bGruAme1 chromosome 32, bGruAme1.mat, whole genome shotgun sequence genome carries:
- the LOC129198244 gene encoding butyrophilin-like protein 2; this translates as MDHSVAAVPQELALFSRSLHANIAYGPESWSRVQVTVAATPDFSVVGPDHPLQVTVVQDIVLPCHLSPSMEARSLDIRWIRHQASETVHHYRNGEDLYSEQLREYVGRTELVRDGLSSGRLDLRISGLRPCDDGQYICTVTDGASYGEATVDVEVAADFSVVGPDHSLQVTVGQDIVLPCHLSPSMDTQSLDIRWIRHQASETVHHYRNREDLYSEQLREYVGRTELVRDGLSSGRLDLRISGLRPCDDGQYVCTVTDGASYGEATVDVEVAADFSVVGPDHSLQVTVVQDIVLPCHLSPSMDTQSLDIRWIRHQASETVHHYRNREDLYSEQLREYVGRTELVRDGLSSGRLDLRISGLRPCDDGQYVCTVTDGASYGEATVDVEVAGDLARCLEALGLLEQRRVSGGE